The Spirochaetota bacterium DNA segment TCAACCGGATCACAATGGACGCGCCGTCGACGGTGCCGCCCTTCCCGATGGAGCGCATAACGGCGGACCTCTACAATCCCGATATATTCATCGAAGTCCAGCAGCCCCTGCTCAGGAACTGGCTGGGCGTCGTCGACTCCTTCCCGCTCAGGCAGTCGCGGCTTAACCGCCGGATCATGCGGGAGACCGTGGACGAGAGCGTTGAGGTCATCATGGCCGACCTCTACGGCCTGTATATCAGCTGGCACCTCTCCCACAGCCAGCTCGCAATCTACGAGAAGAACGTGGCCAACAGCGGAATATTGCTCCGCCAGGTCGTCCAGCGCTACCGCAACGGGCTCGCCGACCTCTCCGACCTGAGCAAGACACGTATCATGAACATCGAATTCATCAAGGCGAGAGATCTGCAGAAAGCCCGCTTCGAAAACCTCAGTATGAAAATAAGCCGGTGGTACTATGGACAGGACCGGTCCGGGGCCCTGCCGCGCCATACCCCTGAAACAGGGCTTTCCGTCCCCCGGCTACCGGATTCCCCCTTCGACATCGGGCGCACCCGGCAGATGCGTATACTGAATCTCACACGGCACCTCCTGGAACAGAAGCTGGAAAAAGAGAAAAGCGAGCTCCTGCCCGATCTCTCCGCGATGTTCTCCTATCGCCTCCGCAACTATGACCTTAACCGTAACGAGAGCGTCCAGTCCTACAACTACAACACCTACTCGGCGGGGCTTGTCTTCGCCTATCCGCTGGGCAACAACCTCGCCGGGGGCAGGGTCGAGGAGACGCGCGCCGCCATTAAAAAGTGGGGGCACGAAGCCGCGGCTTTCGAGCGGAACCTCTCCCAGGCCTGCACGGAAACGCGGCGCATGATCCGGACCTATGCAGCCATTCTGGAGCAGGACGGCGAACTTTTGAGCAACGCCCTGGTTCAGCTCGAGACGGAGGAGCGCAAGTATCGCCAGGGAAGGACCGATCTTTATTTCGTCATACAGGCGCGCAACTCGCTCCTGAACTACGAGCTGCTGCGCATAACCGATTACGCCCAATCTAAATCCCTCGAGATCCAACTGCTCGGGTTGATGGACCAGATCAGAAAATAATGAAACAGAAATCAAAATCGAAGACCGCGCCGAGCGGGCGCATCATCGAAGCCGCGAAGGTCGAATTCGCGGAGCGGGGTCTCACGGGATCGCGCGTCGAATCGATCGCCCGTCGCGCCGGGGTGAACCCGGCGCTGGTGCTCTACTATTTCAAATCCAAGGACGCGCTCTATACCGCCATACTCAGGGAAATATTCGGCGAGCTGGACCGGGAGAACCTGATCGTCCGGCTGAAGGATTTCCAACTGAGACCGCCGCAAAAGCTCTATATCGCGGTGTATCTCGTCGTGCGGCTTTTTCTCAAACCACGCGATCCCGATTACTACCGGATAGTTTTCCACGAGCTGGCGGATGGCGGCGTGCATATAAAAAAGATGGCGCTGGAATTCATCATTCCCGAGCGGCGCGAGATGGTGCTGCAGATCATCCGCGATGGCATCGAGACCGGCGACTTCAGGCCGTGCAACCCGCTGCTCGTCGTCCACGGCATATTCTCGTATGTCACAAACCTCGTGCTTTTCAGCAATCTGTACAACGAGACGGCCCTGAAGGAGCTGCTGTACGGCGGGAATTCCGAATCGGTCGTGCTCGATCACATTCTGCAGCAGGTCTTTATCGGGCTCGATCCCGGCAGAAAAAACGTCCGTCTCCCCGAAATGCCGGGGGAGATACTGCAGTTTCTTGATGAAATAATCAAAAACTACTGATGCGGCATGCACTCATCCACAAACCACCGGCCTGGAATCAACGTCCCCCCTCCAAATTTCCGTCGAATGACCGAATTTTTAAAATTGACATCCGGCAGGATCGTATATCCGCCCACCTCCGCGTGGTATGATCATTTCAGCTTATTTCCCTGATTTTCATTTTTAGTTCGCCTGACATTGACTGTAAAGCTTTTGCCGTCACCGCGAGATCGCTGGAACTCAATGCCGTCGATTGGACCATCTGGTTAATGTCGGAAATCGATTTCGCGATTTCGCTAATGGCAATGTTCTGTTCATCTGTGGCCTTTATGATGTGCTCCGCCTCAGTCCTGACCACATCGGCGATCTGTTTCATTTCACGGCGGTTTTTATCTTGAGTTTGGACAAGGGCGAATATTTCGCCTCCATGCTTTTCAAGAAGTGAGATATTTTCGATGATGTCTCTCAGGACTTCCATCGAAGTCCCGATATTTAAATTCGTATCCCTTTCCCTTTCCGCGGTAATTTTGACAAGCGTATTGATTTCCTTCAAACTGCCCATCGAACGTTCCGCGAGCTTGTTGACCTCGTCGGCAACCACCGCGAAACCGCGACCCTGTTCACCCGCACGCGCGGCCTCGATTGAAGCATTGAGCGCCAATAGCTGCACCTTGTCAAAGATGTCCTCGAGCATGGCCATCACGGAAGAGAGCTGGCCGGTGCTTTCAACATTGAAACGAATGTTACGCTCCAGCATGCCGATCGCGGATCCTCCCCTCTCGGCCAGGTCCA contains these protein-coding regions:
- a CDS encoding TolC family protein encodes the protein MKKPLLSRAFMAFMLAFFVLAAGGVVRSAEPVLSLCEFLERATVNNPDIFAQLDRLRESEALEQQSRAVYDIVFNLHYSRLYDRPFSEYSSVKIREQTTDSAGAALQWNVPHTGTRLRGGFDYHLNRITMDAPSTVPPFPMERITADLYNPDIFIEVQQPLLRNWLGVVDSFPLRQSRLNRRIMRETVDESVEVIMADLYGLYISWHLSHSQLAIYEKNVANSGILLRQVVQRYRNGLADLSDLSKTRIMNIEFIKARDLQKARFENLSMKISRWYYGQDRSGALPRHTPETGLSVPRLPDSPFDIGRTRQMRILNLTRHLLEQKLEKEKSELLPDLSAMFSYRLRNYDLNRNESVQSYNYNTYSAGLVFAYPLGNNLAGGRVEETRAAIKKWGHEAAAFERNLSQACTETRRMIRTYAAILEQDGELLSNALVQLETEERKYRQGRTDLYFVIQARNSLLNYELLRITDYAQSKSLEIQLLGLMDQIRK
- a CDS encoding TetR/AcrR family transcriptional regulator codes for the protein MKQKSKSKTAPSGRIIEAAKVEFAERGLTGSRVESIARRAGVNPALVLYYFKSKDALYTAILREIFGELDRENLIVRLKDFQLRPPQKLYIAVYLVVRLFLKPRDPDYYRIVFHELADGGVHIKKMALEFIIPERREMVLQIIRDGIETGDFRPCNPLLVVHGIFSYVTNLVLFSNLYNETALKELLYGGNSESVVLDHILQQVFIGLDPGRKNVRLPEMPGEILQFLDEIIKNY